The genomic region gtgttgtgtATTCAAGAAAAGTGTTAATTCCATTAATTGTAATATTACATTGCTTGAAAAGAAAAGTTCGTATAAGCACTTGGTAGTTTAGTTTGTAATGTTTCgtaatacaaaatataattttagtacaatttttGACTGAAACTTTCAAAAGaaacaaaacacacaaatttcaaataaaaaaaatccattctacaaaataaaaaatatttaaaaaaaataatgtttttattattataaatttgtttactgTTAACTATATACGAGCATATACAtcagagcgggtcgatttttttctataaaatcgcaTATGCGGGAAGTGTTCGTCGGATCATTGTGAACAATTTTGCCTAAGAAGCTATGCtactaaaaccggtttcgaacTAACAACTTTTAAGGCGAAGTTGtgagcgccagtcgttcttctccacctggcccttccaacggaatggaggtcttcctcttcctctgctggagtgttttcgtccattcggacgatatgactTAGCCAGCATAGCTTCTTCATCTTTACCgacgtagacactgcttacgcggttatagccgacaAGTCGTTCTCCTTTTCCGCTGCTTGGCGCCAAatgaagattccaagcgaagccaggtccttctatacctgatctttccaacatAGTGGAGGTCTCCTTCATTTGgaagacatgacctagccagcgtagccactgtcttttaattcgctgaactacgtcaTTGTCGTCCTATTGCTCATACCGCTAATCACTCTATCGACTGTGGTAttccgttgccaatgcgcaaaggaccataaatcttccgcagtctttttcttgaaaacaagtaacgttgactcatcaaCGGTTGTCTTCGTTCATGCCTGTACTCCATATAGCAGAGAGgagtaatgagtgacttatagcatttggtctttgttcgtcgagagaggactttacttctcaattgcctactcagtccagaGTAGCACCTGTCTGCAAGAGTTAAtctacgttggatttcaaggTTGAAATTgttttggtgttaatactggttccaagataaacgaaattgtGCGACGAGTGcgacgagtgcgacgactgtttgttcgatgacaggagatatttcgtcttggcctcattcactaccagacccatttgaaacgctcgatagaaccttatatgcgatgttaaggagacttatcccacggtagttggcgcaaattgtggtGTCGTctttttatggattgagcagagcacaccaatcgtcgggcatgctttcgttctaccatattctacaaagaagcagGTACATGTTCTTTATCAGTTCCTCATCGTTCCATCCAATCCATCCGTCCTTCCATCCGCTCCATCGTCAACGGTTGGGATATCGAGTTCACCATATCCTGGTGTTGGCtttcattcagcaggctggaaattttttctctctataatttctacaaaaatatgcTCCGGTTTCGAATCATTGTGTTGGTTGTCGCATCTTTACGTacatataattttcaaacattgCCTCTGTTGATCAGCTTGTTAAGATCTTTGCACGCTTCCCTCTTTAACTCTCGTTATATATACCAtccatatatacgagtatacatttatttatttgcgtaGATAAGTGCAGGCCCTTCGGTCTCGATTAGCACAAGTTGCGACGTCTTGATATCACGTTTCATTGCTGTATTCAACCACTTGGTGCCCTCAGTTAAACTATGTACTTATCTCCGCTATAGTTTCTGTAGATAGACATTCAAGGTTTGATATCTGACGGATTCCAAGATTTCGATGTCAGATATGTGATAGCGCTGGGCACAGACGGAGGTAGAACCGTTTCCTTGCTTCCTTAAAGTTTGCAGCTACGCAAGTGTTGTTATAGAGCGTACACATTTTTAACGCATATTCACCAAATGACCAATGACTCGTTATGGTAGATGTAAGTCTATAATATGACTAGTTATGATTTGGTTGTACATGCTTGTAGATGATTTTGCGGTATTTGTACAAATTGTGTATTGCGCTTACACTTCATCTTTCCTATCGGAAAACTGAATTCGATAATTTAtacctttaaaaattatatacttaatttcaaatcgatattttaaatagtatttGAATTACCAACATTTTAAGCGTAGCCGGTCAGTTCAATGTGCCCAATCAACACGTTTTCCTCAAAAAACATTTCACGTCTAGAATGTATTCTCACTTGGAAGTCATTATTAAAATCAATGATGTATACCATATAAACTAAATAGAAtactaaatatgtttataatgtttaccatttttaaatattaacagctgtttcctCGACTTTGAGTCTCGCAAATCGCGTTAAAATCAATTTGACCGTATTAAACTACCCTGTATTAAAACATTTTGCAGAGCACGtaaattacaaatgatataCGTTCTATGCCTACTGTCACATCAGGCTTCGCTTTATTGACATTTATTTGACGGCTGttacattttattgaaataagtGTCACCACTTATTCGAAATCCGtcaaaaaagtgtttttctcACAATTGGCGttaaagtgcccatacacgacacacaagtgcgttcgatcggtatatGTTCGCATGCGTTTTACTCATGTATAGGCTTGTGCGCGCACCgctccatgttcgcgaaaatatttgattttttacgatcggtgcgcgcacatgtgtgtcgtgtatggcgttgtggcgaacaaaatctcatttctctcgtgtcgccgaacagtgaagatcgcggacgaacaatggcaagtgttaaggcctgctttagaggagtcaaaaaatctattttttttgaagatttttttaggagggaaagaaataattgattcatgcaaaatttctaggctttatagttatatatttgaacatctttcacaaatttttggacacgaaatctttgatattttgCCTTTgcgaagcaattgcccgatgcatctcacatgtgcatttttctgacggcgggcaggatgcaggatgcaatttctatcaaaacaaaatattcaaagagactcatattttttaataatttatcttctagttaaactaagaaatttccaaaaagaagtgtaaaattttacaagcttcttaaaaattaaaaaaaagtggttttgaccaaaaaaaatttactttgtcTTGTTTAAAAATACGTTGAAACTTGACTTTTctcagttttttttagtttaaatagaagataattttatgccaaagatactaaactttgccccaattccataagACGTTTGGGTTTTcgctatcctgcccgccaattaaaaataatcgtaaaaatggaAAACCGATAAATCACGCTTTaaagttttcgttttttgccCAAGCGCATATATCTGCTAAACGCTCGGttactatttcccttctagcttcgataatataagcaaaaaaaatttattgttcagaatttattgatcttataagATATGAATtggcaaacgaaaagtgataaatatataaataaaattgagaaatataaaagttggagtaacttattaacgaaatacaaagaaatagataaaagtgcTTCATTAGAAATACATTCGAAGAAATGTTCCGATTGCCTCTCGCACATGGACAAAATGGATTtgcgtgtatgggcaaacgaattcataccgatcaaacgcacttgtgtgtcgtgtatgggcacttttaTTGGCTTTTAAATTGGCGTTGGCCAAAGTACCGccatttttgtgtaattttagGAAAATATCACACCATGaactgaataaaaataagtcaaatcttttattgcattaatattttctaatttaagtaataaatttaattaaaagcaacaaatatattataaaataattatagatcaaaattataacttaaacttttttaaatttcgaatcCATGAAGGGAATCAAATATCTCTTTTCGTTTTAATTCcctcaattattttctttacatgtgtatttaaatttattcaattatttcccAAATATgccaataattataaaaaaaaaaattaattaattaaattaagcgcAATATTTCAGTGTTAGAGTTTTTCTACGTTGAAGTTTTATATAAcgtcattttaaaaataagtggcaactctaaatAAACACACCGAAAAATACCAACTATAAATTGTAATACAAATgcaaggaaaattaaaaatagaaaacaaaacagTGCcacaatattaatatattttaacaaaaagtgATTAGTGTTTTCTTTGAATTAACGAatacatgaaaaattaattttgttccgAATACGTAACTATAATGatgcagaaaaataataaagtgcaTGTAATGGAAGCAGACGACAATGCTATTAATGTATACAAATTTCCAAGTGGTGGCGACCAAAATCAAAACACTTATCGTAAGAAATAATTGAACTATGTTTTCTTGTCCTAGAtcatattttaatcaaataatacatataaatataagcaaTATCGTCTAATTTGTGTTTAACATAGGAAACAAATCAGCTGGTGGCTCAAAGAGGAAAAAGGGAACCACACGACGAAAGAAGCGCCGATTTTCGCATATTGAAGAGGAtgcgcctgaagaacaacaacaaacgttaaacaataaaaaattgtgcatAATTTGTGGGAATAGCCAGGAAATAGTTGATTTATCAGCTaatccaataatgaaaaagactATGGCCTCCTACTGTGAAGGCGATGGTGTGGTGAGTTTTGATATTGCATTTGTTAACAATCCAACTGCGTTTGTTATcggtatttaaaaattatattattgccATAGTAAGCATATTCATagttaatataaatttgttattttttccaattacaATTAATAgtgatttttatatgaaaatctgACATTTTTGCACGAGTAATTTACTGTCCCAGTTAACCGTGCAAAAAGGAGATCAATCGTACTTTCCACTATCCACtactaaaaaatcgaatgttgaatttatcatgtacaaaatatatacaaataatgaaTCATATTCAAAttcttttaactattttatagAATTTGGACGAATGTTTATCATCACTCTGTATTACTTGTGTATTTAAATCAAGAGCTGTAAGAGAAGTACAGAACAATATCAAAGTGCGCTTGCAAGGGCTTGGAAATGGTCAACTATTAAAAACGTCCCAGTGTCCTacaaagaaagaagaaaatttgGATATCTCTGAATATAATGAAGATATTGATAGAGAAGGCAATATCAGATTAAATAATAAAGAGAGCCGTTTAAAGAAAACACGTACCAATGGTTTACGTGAAACAACTCCACGCCTGCCTACTGCGGCTACTCTTGCACCATCACCTGCAACAAATTCGCCAACTTTTAATCATCTTCAATACACAACACTTAGTAAATGCATTGGTATCAACACGGTGCTCGATAGCTCCATGGAAGATGCTGATAATAAAAATACTGTACAACTTACAAAATACAGATTGACTGAGATTTCCGGTACAACGACGTCAATACAACAACTGGAAGCGAAGGGTACGGAATACAATCCCGCCGTAACTAGTTCACTTTTATCCACAGAAAGGATCGAATTATTAGCATTATCAAATGTGCCTGACTTGCCGACATCGTGTTCAAATTCTACACATTCACATAATGGTATAAATCAATCAATGCTACAAGTTATCCGAGAGCGTTCCGAATCGGTTTTAATAACAGAATCGGGTgggaaaatcaacaactatAAAAATGCGCCACGTGCAAAGTCGCGCAGAGTGTGTCGTCATTGTGGTAACACTTTTATACGCAAAGATCACTATAATAAACATGTACGACGCTGTTACTATCTAAATTCTCGAAGTTCGGCCTTATTGAGTGCCGACGTTACGAATAAACTCGACAAGAGTCAAACAGTGCCACAAGTAAGTGCCAAGCGAAAGCCAGTGAACAGTGTCAACCAGAGTGCAAGCCCCACCACTGAGAAACGTGCCAGACGTATACGTCAGTTTCATTGCACCGAGTGTCAAGCCACGATGGATAGTATCACACTCTTGAGACACCACCGTGCAACACATCTTCGTGAATACAAATGCGATatgtgttataaaaaatttagtacatTATATGAACACGACTTTCATCGTATCGTTTGTTTGGCCGAAAAGGAAGTGTGGCAAGAACAAACGCTTAGTGAAAACGAAGACCATACTGCAAATGATGACAAGAAATCTGTGGTTAGGTCCGAACACGCAATTGCTAAGTCTACCGCTAGCCGTCGGTTGACACGTGCGCAAAGTCGTGCTCGTACAGATGTCGTGGAAAAACCTAAAAACCAACCTACCTTAAAACGCCGTTTAACTGTTTTAACCAGTGTCTCCCGCTATGTACATAGCAACAAAAATAGTGAAGATAGTGATatggatgatgatgatgatgatgatgatgatgatgtttCCATTGCCGATTCAATGGATTCGAGGCGTAGAGTATATACGGGTGATTGGCTAGAGAGACGAAACGATAGCATAATTTACGACCTGCCTGATATACAAATTGACAGTGCAAAAGAATATGGTATGTAAtgtgtatgacagctatataagAGTTTAGTTTATGCAATTTTGAGATTTGAAAATGTTTCCTTGTAGATCTTTACTTGTTGGATAGGCTGAAGGCGCAAATTAGAGCACAGGAGTTTACATGCTTAACAGACGACTGCGACTTCTTCACCGATACACTATTGAATTTAATGCTACACGATTATGTACATCATTTTAAAAGCTCATGGTTCTACTGTCAAAAATGTGGCAGCGTTTTTACAAGCAAGTAAGTGTCAaaccaatcaaaaatatatatatttataccatgAACAGGATAGATTAAGTTTGCGACGAAGTTTGCAACACTCGGAAGGAAACGGCGGAGTCCTtataaaattgttcagatcggacaacaaTACTATATAGTAGCCATATTAACTGAtctatcaaataaaaattttctcataTCCTTGGCAACTATAAGAAATCTACTtatgaagagtattatagcttcggtgcaaccgaagttaaagttttttttcttattttcaatactggtttttaatttaaaaaataaacataaaaaaaatagttcgaaGCTGTTTATTGATACCGAATTATATTTCAGAGTTTTCTTGGACTACCATTTAGACCGGCAGAATGGAGGCAGATACATTTGTTACAAATGCAATGAACAATTTATGTTTCAACATCAATTGGATTTACATCTAATATATCACACAAAGCAGCTGAATCATACCTGTGATAAATGTAAATGTGAATTTCTCTCGGAAGAGAAATTGGCTCTTCATACGAAGCTTGAGCACAGTAACGAAACCGACAAGAATTTAATATGCATACAAAGTAAGGCAACATATGCGTCTTCTCGGTCGCCAGGCGAAAACGAGTATTTGAATGGCAGGCAACGAAAAAAGTACAACGTCAAAATACTTAATATGCGGCTACCTTATATGCCTTCGAGAAGACCATTAGAGTTACCGGGTCATAAGCCATATCGACGTCGTATTGGCGTTATAGAATtcgaaaatgagcgaaatccaaattgttgtagttgtaaatAGTGCCACACGTTCGGAAGCAATGTACATTTGCTTACGGTTCTCTTGATTTGACGAAGAAAGTCAACTAAATACggagaatatttaaaatataccaAATACTTAAACATGAATCAGTTATGaagttataaaaaacaaagtaaaacagctgattttgacaTGAAGcgttaaaattttaacatttttaacaaattgttgtttttagcCTGCCGACACAAccttatttaatttaatcatGTACTTAACGgtacaaaaaagttttattgcGCAACTATTGTGTAATAGTTTTCGCTTTCGCGCCTGTTTATGAGAtgaattcatgaaatttgtcagTAATGTTTGCtcaactcaatttcgaattgAATATTGTTAATTGTGTTATTAAAACATATAGTTAAATCTATGTTTGTGCAAAGTTTCGTGGTTTTAAATCAATTTAgcaaatttttgtacaaatggCAACAATAATTTCGTGAATTATCAATACGactttatcaaatattttctttatttattgtgaAACATTAAAGTTCGggtaattttaattgtaatggaaaaatatacatattggaCCAGTAAGAGTTGAGATCGCATTCAAAAAGTCTGAAATGTGAAACCTTAATTTTcaaaggtacatatgtatgtgtttttcaATTAATGTTAGTTAAACAATGTTAGAAATTAATGTATTTTATGAACAATATTGACATCACTTATTGTAGAAAATTGTGCAATTGAATCACGTTCGTATGTTAATGCACACCCATATTTTTTTACCTCGTTGTAGATGTTGTGTTCAATACTATTCGAGAGAATTGCCCATGCAGTACCATTAattaatgataaataaatacGCTTTCCAGTAAATCGAAGCCACTACTAAGATTTTATAATtagattatttataaaatatgaatataataaatgcatatgcgtgtatgtatgtgaattcaAACCAACAACTTAAGACTGAATCATTTTCTACTGCGAAGTGGTAACTTATAATTACTTGTGGAGTGGACGCTTAAAGCCGTCCACTCAGCGAGTACCCTCATTACAACTCCATTCATTCATTCCAGTAAAGTTGAGCTATATACCGAATTGCTGGAAACATCGGCTGCACGCTATAATGGTCTGTtatgaacaatttgtttggGGGTTATagcggagcttttggtattgatcAACGTTAGTCGACACAGCCGAattagttttacggggataccaaatttagacatagcggcataaaggcagctccttttcatgctgtcaaaagcagctttgaactCCACGTAGAGGAGATGTGTGTCCATCCTATTTTCTCTGGTATCTTCCAAGATTTGGGGCCTGCGGTATCGATAGTTCAAAAACTTAGTGGTCAGTTTGTGTATATAGAAAGACAGTCAGACGGACATGCTTTAATCGGCTCAGCTGTCACCctgataatttaaatatgtaggGTCTTGAAGTTCCCTTCGGACTCTCCAACACTATCTTACCATAGT from Bactrocera tryoni isolate S06 chromosome 3, CSIRO_BtryS06_freeze2, whole genome shotgun sequence harbors:
- the LOC120771502 gene encoding zinc finger protein 107; its protein translation is MMQKNNKVHVMEADDNAINVYKFPSGGDQNQNTYRNKSAGGSKRKKGTTRRKKRRFSHIEEDAPEEQQQTLNNKKLCIICGNSQEIVDLSANPIMKKTMASYCEGDGVNLDECLSSLCITCVFKSRAVREVQNNIKVRLQGLGNGQLLKTSQCPTKKEENLDISEYNEDIDREGNIRLNNKESRLKKTRTNGLRETTPRLPTAATLAPSPATNSPTFNHLQYTTLSKCIGINTVLDSSMEDADNKNTVQLTKYRLTEISGTTTSIQQLEAKGTEYNPAVTSSLLSTERIELLALSNVPDLPTSCSNSTHSHNGINQSMLQVIRERSESVLITESGGKINNYKNAPRAKSRRVCRHCGNTFIRKDHYNKHVRRCYYLNSRSSALLSADVTNKLDKSQTVPQVSAKRKPVNSVNQSASPTTEKRARRIRQFHCTECQATMDSITLLRHHRATHLREYKCDMCYKKFSTLYEHDFHRIVCLAEKEVWQEQTLSENEDHTANDDKKSVVRSEHAIAKSTASRRLTRAQSRARTDVVEKPKNQPTLKRRLTVLTSVSRYVHSNKNSEDSDMDDDDDDDDDDVSIADSMDSRRRVYTGDWLERRNDSIIYDLPDIQIDSAKEYDLYLLDRLKAQIRAQEFTCLTDDCDFFTDTLLNLMLHDYVHHFKSSWFYCQKCGSVFTSKVFLDYHLDRQNGGRYICYKCNEQFMFQHQLDLHLIYHTKQLNHTCDKCKCEFLSEEKLALHTKLEHSNETDKNLICIQSKATYASSRSPGENEYLNGRQRKKYNVKILNMRLPYMPSRRPLELPGHKPYRRRIGVIEFENERNPNCCSCK